ATCGCTTCGAGCGAGGCCGTCGCCGCGGTCGGCGATTCCGTCAGGGGCGCGACCGGTATTCTGGTCGGGATCGCGATCATCGTGAGCGGGGCGTACTACCTCCGGGGCCGAACTGCGGTTCCCGGTCACGGGCTCCCCGTCGTCGGCTCGCTGTTCGGTCGACTGTCGGGACTGCTCTCGAGCCGGATCGACCGGCTCGCGACGTCGCCGGGAATCGTCGCGCTCGGCGCGCTCCACGGCTTCATGCCGTGTCCGATCATATATCCGGCCTACCTCTACGCGTTCGCGCTCGGCTCGCCGACGCGCGGTGCGCTCTCGCTGGCCGCGCTCGGCCTGGGGACGATCCCGACCCTGTTCGCCTACGGTACCGTCCTGACGTCGATCGATCCGGACACGCGCGTTCGCCTCCACCGCGGGCTCGGGGCTTCGTTCGTCGTCCTCGGCTACATCCCCCTCTCGCACGGGTTGATGCTGTACGGCGTCGACCTCCCCCACCCGCCGCTCCCGTTCGCACAACCGTTCTAACATGAGTCACGAATCCCGGCCGCCCACGAATCGGCCTGTCCCCGCGTCGGACTCCGGCAATTCGAGCGAGACCTCCACCTCGAGTCGCCACACTGACGCCGCCGCCACGTGTGACCTCTGTGACCTCCCGACCCCCGACGACCCCATCACTGCGGCCGACGCGGACGGGTCGTTCTGCTGTCGGGGCTGTCTCGAGGTCTCCCGAACGCTCGACCGGACCGACGCACCCGACGTCCCCGACGAATCGGCGGTGCGCTCGCGGGTCGGGCAGGACGAGATGGACGACCGCGACCTCGCGGATCTCGAGGGCGAGGACGCGTTCCTCGCGGTCGAGGGAATGCACTGCTCGACCTGTGAGGCCTTCCTCGAGGCGACCGCCGAGGGCGAAGACGGCGTCCTCGGTGCGACGGCCAGCTACGCGACGGACACGATCCGAATCGTCTACGACTCCGACCGGGTCGCGGCCGAGGACCTCCCGGACCTCGTCTCCGGGTACGGCTACACCGCGGCCGATCGGGCCGCCGATGACGAGACGGACGCGGACGACGGCCTCGTTTCGCTCCTGCTGGGCGGGTTCTTCGGCATGATGGTCATGGTGTGGTACGTGCTGTTCCTGTACCCGACCTACTTCGGCTTCGAGCCGGTGGCCGACTTCGGCGGCTACGACGGTCTCTTCCTCGCCGCGAACATCTGGTTGCTGGCCTCGTTCATCCTGTTTTATACCGGCTACCCGATCCTCCGCGGTGCGTACGTCAGTCTCAGAGCGGGCCGGCCGAACA
This portion of the Natrinema salinisoli genome encodes:
- a CDS encoding sulfite exporter TauE/SafE family protein, with protein sequence MVPVPLAATPNPSSLALEAAPLSAAGLENADLLVLVVVGLLAGAHCLGMCGPLVTAYADRIAAASEKRREDTLTGYEVRQHALFNLGRTASYAAIGGLFGLLGAVTIASSEAVAAVGDSVRGATGILVGIAIIVSGAYYLRGRTAVPGHGLPVVGSLFGRLSGLLSSRIDRLATSPGIVALGALHGFMPCPIIYPAYLYAFALGSPTRGALSLAALGLGTIPTLFAYGTVLTSIDPDTRVRLHRGLGASFVVLGYIPLSHGLMLYGVDLPHPPLPFAQPF